The Agromyces hippuratus genome has a window encoding:
- a CDS encoding ArsR/SmtB family transcription factor: protein MATTNPDDLTAQPSSSRHPGIDHVLPSASLKSLAHPLRVRIYDELSAYGPLTASGLGERLGESSGSTSYHLRQLEGAGLVREDTTRGKGRERWWERTPGSIAIPDARSLPPGSADRLAVKLVEDEWFRKREQNFREFLSEGEHVFDDAWLDVATSDTINLRLTPEQLSGLVADIDAAIAKYVTAYKRTPSTGSRPVQLHVNAFPLVRGEPTGDTSKNDTSPNNDTSPKEER from the coding sequence ATGGCAACCACGAACCCCGACGACCTCACGGCCCAGCCGAGCAGCAGCCGCCACCCCGGCATCGATCACGTGCTGCCGTCGGCGAGCCTCAAGTCGCTCGCGCACCCGCTGCGCGTTCGCATCTACGACGAGCTCTCGGCGTACGGCCCGCTCACCGCGAGCGGGCTCGGCGAACGACTCGGCGAATCGAGCGGCTCGACGAGCTACCACCTGCGGCAGCTCGAAGGCGCCGGGCTCGTGCGCGAAGACACCACGCGAGGCAAAGGCCGCGAGCGCTGGTGGGAGCGCACGCCGGGGTCGATCGCGATTCCCGATGCCCGTTCGCTGCCGCCGGGCAGCGCCGACCGTCTCGCGGTCAAGCTCGTCGAAGACGAGTGGTTCCGCAAGCGCGAACAGAACTTCCGCGAGTTCCTCAGCGAGGGCGAGCACGTGTTCGACGACGCGTGGCTCGACGTCGCGACGAGCGACACCATCAACCTGCGCCTGACGCCCGAGCAGCTGAGCGGCCTCGTCGCCGACATCGACGCGGCGATCGCGAAGTACGTCACGGCCTACAAGCGCACACCGTCGACCGGCTCCCGGCCCGTGCAGCTGCATGTCAACGCCTTCCCGCTCGTGCGCGGGGAGCCGACCGGCGACACCTCGAAGAACGACACCTCTCCGAACAACGACACGTCACCGAAGGAGGAACGATGA
- a CDS encoding ATP-grasp domain-containing protein, with the protein MTGSGTDPMSRAKPMRIAVLRCERLPGFVTWEIPDVESLFDDDHRLLDAFAERGVDAEPVAWSSAEVDWNAYDAVVIRSTWDYVDRLPRFLEVIAAIERSSAALLNSGAAVRWNADKHYLDDLDHLGVPIVPLVRGTPAGASRLHAAVAEAGWHELVLKPAVGVGGSGVVRADAATLQQALDAIPPETEVMVQPFAPAILDEGELSFVFLGGESSHVLRKRPATGDFRAHGIYGGTVERATAERSDLAEVQSMLARLPFDLLYARVDVVRVDGRLAALELELIEPMLYLGLAPGSAGRIADATLARLARPAPG; encoded by the coding sequence ATGACCGGCAGCGGCACGGATCCGATGTCGCGTGCGAAGCCGATGCGCATCGCCGTGCTCCGCTGCGAACGACTCCCCGGCTTCGTGACCTGGGAGATCCCCGACGTGGAGTCGCTGTTCGACGACGACCATCGGCTCCTCGACGCCTTCGCCGAGCGCGGCGTCGACGCCGAGCCCGTCGCGTGGAGCAGCGCAGAGGTCGACTGGAACGCGTATGACGCCGTCGTGATCCGGAGCACGTGGGACTACGTCGATCGACTGCCGCGTTTCCTCGAGGTGATCGCGGCCATCGAGCGATCGAGTGCCGCACTCCTCAATTCCGGTGCGGCCGTGCGCTGGAATGCCGACAAGCACTATCTCGACGACCTCGATCACCTCGGCGTGCCCATCGTGCCGCTCGTGCGCGGAACGCCGGCAGGCGCATCGCGGCTCCACGCAGCGGTCGCCGAGGCCGGCTGGCACGAGCTCGTGCTGAAACCCGCGGTCGGCGTGGGCGGATCGGGCGTCGTGCGCGCCGACGCCGCAACCCTGCAGCAGGCACTCGACGCCATCCCACCCGAGACCGAGGTCATGGTGCAGCCGTTCGCACCGGCGATCCTCGACGAGGGGGAACTCTCGTTCGTCTTCCTCGGCGGCGAGTCGAGCCACGTGCTGCGAAAGCGTCCGGCCACCGGCGACTTCCGGGCGCACGGCATCTACGGCGGCACCGTGGAGCGAGCCACCGCCGAGCGGTCGGACCTCGCGGAGGTGCAGTCGATGCTCGCGCGCCTCCCGTTCGACCTGCTCTACGCCCGCGTCGACGTCGTGCGCGTCGACGGGCGGCTCGCCGCGCTCGAGTTGGAGCTCATCGAACCGATGCTGTACCTCGGCCTCGCCCCGGGCAGCGCCGGGCGAATCGCCGACGCGACCCTCGCCCGACTCGCTCGGCCGGCACCCGGCTGA
- a CDS encoding Lrp/AsnC family transcriptional regulator, with protein sequence MTGYDAVDKALLTALAPDPRATVVALADRLGLSRNTVQARMARLEASGAFLSFERSMDPAPLGYPIEAFISVHVRQKLLGDVVDEIGRIPEVIQAHGLSGSIDLLVRVVCRDAHDLFRIDGEILAIDGVERTETSLAMGELIPYRLAPLLER encoded by the coding sequence ATGACCGGTTACGACGCTGTCGACAAGGCGCTGCTGACGGCGCTCGCCCCCGACCCGAGGGCGACCGTGGTGGCGCTCGCCGACCGTCTCGGCCTCTCGCGCAACACCGTGCAGGCGCGCATGGCACGCCTCGAGGCATCCGGCGCCTTCCTCTCGTTCGAGCGCAGCATGGACCCGGCGCCGCTCGGCTACCCGATCGAGGCGTTCATCTCGGTGCACGTGCGCCAGAAGCTGCTCGGCGATGTCGTCGACGAGATCGGGCGCATCCCCGAGGTGATCCAGGCGCACGGGCTCTCGGGCTCGATCGACCTGCTCGTGCGGGTGGTCTGCCGCGACGCGCACGACCTCTTCCGCATCGACGGCGAGATCCTCGCGATCGACGGCGTCGAGCGCACCGAGACCTCGCTCGCGATGGGCGAGCTCATCCCCTATCGACTCGCTCCGCTGCTCGAGCGCTGA
- the pdhA gene encoding pyruvate dehydrogenase (acetyl-transferring) E1 component subunit alpha, protein MTPSDRDATGLLTRPDDFVQLVTPTGERHANAEFDPWIADIDLGALGRLYRDMAIVRRIDSEATALQRQGELGLWPPLAGQEAAQIGAGRALRDDDFIFSSYREHALAWVRGVEPAELLSVWRGTAASGWNPFEHGMAVPQIIIGAQALHATGYAMGAAWEGSDAAAISFFGDGATSEGDVNEALVFAASFDAPVVFFCQNNQWAISEPVGLQSKQHLARRADGFGMPGVRVDGNDVLAVLAATRIALDRARRGEGPTFIEAVTYRMGPHTTADDPKRYRTDDELAEWRERDPLARVLALLEASGVDVVGLERDVATDADRAAAELRAAITTIADPEALTVFDHVYAEPNSHLERQREHYTRYLAMFEDASTEHSTDAAASETAEGGAR, encoded by the coding sequence ATGACCCCATCCGACCGAGACGCCACCGGGCTCTTGACCAGGCCCGACGACTTCGTGCAGCTCGTGACCCCCACGGGCGAACGCCACGCGAACGCGGAGTTCGATCCGTGGATCGCCGACATCGATCTCGGAGCCCTCGGCCGTCTCTACCGCGACATGGCGATCGTGCGGCGCATCGATTCCGAGGCGACCGCCCTGCAGCGTCAGGGCGAGCTCGGACTCTGGCCGCCGCTGGCCGGCCAGGAGGCCGCGCAGATCGGCGCCGGTCGCGCGCTCCGCGACGACGACTTCATCTTCTCCAGCTACCGCGAGCACGCGCTCGCCTGGGTGCGCGGCGTCGAGCCGGCCGAGCTGCTCTCGGTCTGGCGGGGCACCGCGGCCTCGGGGTGGAACCCGTTCGAGCACGGCATGGCCGTGCCGCAGATCATCATCGGCGCCCAGGCCCTGCACGCCACCGGCTACGCCATGGGCGCGGCCTGGGAGGGCTCGGATGCCGCGGCCATCTCGTTCTTCGGCGACGGCGCCACGAGCGAGGGCGACGTCAACGAGGCGCTCGTCTTCGCGGCGAGCTTCGACGCCCCGGTCGTCTTCTTCTGCCAGAACAACCAGTGGGCGATCTCCGAGCCCGTCGGGCTGCAGTCGAAGCAGCACCTCGCGCGCCGCGCCGACGGGTTCGGCATGCCCGGCGTGCGGGTCGACGGCAACGACGTGCTCGCCGTGCTCGCCGCCACTCGCATCGCACTCGACCGCGCCCGCCGCGGCGAGGGCCCGACCTTCATCGAGGCGGTCACGTATCGCATGGGACCGCACACGACGGCCGACGACCCCAAGCGATACCGCACCGACGACGAGCTCGCCGAATGGCGCGAACGCGACCCGCTCGCACGGGTGCTCGCGCTGCTCGAGGCATCCGGCGTCGACGTCGTCGGTCTCGAGCGCGACGTCGCGACCGACGCCGACCGTGCGGCGGCCGAGCTGCGCGCCGCCATCACGACGATCGCCGACCCCGAGGCGCTGACCGTCTTCGACCACGTCTACGCCGAACCCAACAGCCACCTCGAACGCCAGCGCGAGCACTACACGCGCTACCTCGCGATGTTCGAGGACGCATCGACGGAGCACAGCACGGATGCCGCGGCATCCGAGACCGCCGAAGGAGGCGCACGATGA
- a CDS encoding alpha-ketoacid dehydrogenase subunit beta — MTTLTLAKALNAGLRRALADDDKVVLMGEDIGTLGGVFRVTDGLKAEFGAKRVVDTPLSEAGIVGTAVGLAYRGFRPVIEIQFDGFIYPGFDQIVAQVAKLHYRSRGNVRMPITIRVPFGGGIGAAEHHSESPEAYFAHTAGLRVVACSNPADAYMMVRQAIASDDPVLFFEPKRRYHVKGEVDETASLADARPMGVATTVTAGTDVTLVTYGALVQTARDVATAAAEDGVSVEVIDLRSIAPVDYATIEASVRRTGRLVITHEAGQQGGVGAELAASITERCFEFLEAAPVRVTGHDIPYPPAKLERHHLPDLDRILDGVDRVMGRPNSLSGVEA, encoded by the coding sequence ATGACCACGCTCACCCTCGCGAAGGCCCTCAACGCCGGACTCCGCCGCGCGCTCGCCGACGACGACAAGGTCGTGCTCATGGGCGAGGACATCGGCACGCTCGGCGGCGTGTTCCGCGTCACCGACGGGCTGAAGGCCGAGTTCGGGGCGAAGCGGGTCGTCGACACGCCGCTCTCGGAGGCCGGCATCGTCGGCACCGCCGTCGGGCTCGCGTACCGCGGCTTCCGGCCTGTCATCGAGATCCAGTTCGACGGCTTCATCTACCCGGGGTTCGACCAGATCGTCGCGCAGGTCGCGAAGCTGCACTACCGCTCACGTGGGAACGTGCGCATGCCGATCACGATCCGAGTGCCGTTCGGCGGCGGCATCGGCGCGGCCGAGCACCACTCGGAGTCGCCCGAGGCGTACTTCGCCCACACGGCGGGCCTGCGCGTCGTCGCCTGCTCGAACCCGGCCGACGCCTACATGATGGTGCGCCAGGCGATCGCGAGCGACGACCCAGTGCTGTTCTTCGAGCCGAAGCGGCGCTACCACGTGAAGGGCGAGGTCGACGAGACGGCCAGCCTCGCCGATGCCCGGCCGATGGGCGTCGCGACGACCGTGACCGCCGGCACCGACGTGACGCTCGTGACCTACGGTGCGCTCGTGCAGACGGCGCGCGACGTCGCGACGGCGGCCGCCGAAGACGGCGTCTCGGTCGAGGTCATCGACCTGCGATCGATCGCTCCCGTCGACTACGCGACCATCGAGGCCTCGGTGCGCCGCACCGGTCGGCTCGTCATCACCCATGAGGCGGGCCAGCAGGGCGGCGTCGGCGCTGAACTCGCCGCCTCGATCACCGAGCGGTGCTTCGAGTTCCTCGAGGCGGCCCCGGTGCGCGTCACCGGACATGACATCCCGTACCCGCCGGCGAAGCTCGAGCGGCACCACCTGCCCGACCTCGACCGCATCCTCGACGGGGTCGACCGCGTGATGGGTCGGCCGAACTCGCTGAGCGGGGTGGAGGCGTGA
- a CDS encoding dihydrolipoamide acetyltransferase family protein → MIRDFPLPDLGEGLTESELVAWRVAVGDRVELNQIIADVETAKAVVELPSPYAGVITALHAAEGETIDVGAPLFSCDTGEADAAGPATTAGAASPAQAASAAPASSSAGAGTAAEAAPGPNLVGYGAAAETGPKRRARRSALVADLVPAVPESPAEATVAETVPAQSASPSRTERPRSTPPVRKLARDLGLDLEAIEGSGERGLITRDDVERAASALAMPVPDDVSSLVAGAPVAAGAAPAETRIPIKGVRKHTAAAMVRSAFTAPHVTEFLTVDVTATMELLRGLRDNREFADRKVTPLTVVAKAVCIAARRTPEVNSRWDEEAQEIVRFGGVNLGIAAATERGLVVPNVKGAERMTLIELADAIAALAETARAGRTSPADLSGGTISITNIGVFGIDAGTPILNPGEAAILAMGAVRRQPWEYRGEIALREVMTLSLSFDHRLVDGAQGSRFLADIGAILREPGVALTMA, encoded by the coding sequence ATGATCCGCGACTTCCCGCTGCCCGACCTCGGCGAGGGACTCACCGAGTCCGAGCTCGTCGCCTGGCGCGTCGCCGTCGGCGATCGCGTCGAGCTCAACCAGATCATCGCCGACGTCGAGACCGCGAAGGCCGTGGTCGAGCTGCCGTCTCCCTACGCGGGCGTCATCACGGCGCTGCACGCGGCCGAGGGCGAGACGATCGATGTCGGCGCGCCGCTCTTCTCCTGCGACACCGGCGAAGCGGATGCCGCGGGCCCGGCGACGACCGCCGGTGCGGCGTCGCCCGCCCAGGCCGCCTCGGCGGCGCCGGCCTCGTCGAGTGCCGGCGCAGGCACCGCGGCCGAGGCCGCACCCGGGCCGAACCTCGTCGGCTACGGCGCCGCGGCCGAGACCGGCCCGAAGCGACGCGCACGCCGCTCGGCGCTCGTCGCCGACCTCGTGCCCGCGGTGCCCGAGTCGCCGGCCGAGGCGACCGTCGCCGAGACCGTTCCGGCGCAGTCCGCGTCGCCGTCGCGCACCGAACGTCCGCGGTCGACGCCGCCCGTGCGCAAGCTCGCTCGCGACCTCGGCCTCGACCTCGAGGCGATCGAGGGCAGCGGCGAGCGCGGCCTGATCACCCGCGATGACGTCGAGCGCGCGGCATCCGCCCTGGCGATGCCGGTGCCCGACGACGTGTCGTCGCTGGTCGCCGGAGCGCCGGTCGCGGCCGGCGCCGCACCCGCCGAGACTCGGATCCCGATCAAGGGAGTGCGCAAGCACACCGCCGCGGCGATGGTGCGGAGCGCCTTCACCGCCCCGCACGTGACCGAGTTCCTGACGGTCGACGTGACCGCGACGATGGAACTGCTCCGCGGGCTGCGCGACAACCGTGAGTTCGCAGATCGCAAGGTGACGCCGCTCACGGTCGTCGCGAAGGCCGTGTGCATCGCCGCCCGGCGCACGCCCGAGGTGAACTCGCGTTGGGACGAGGAGGCGCAGGAGATCGTGCGGTTCGGCGGTGTCAATCTCGGCATCGCTGCTGCGACCGAGCGCGGTCTCGTCGTGCCGAACGTGAAGGGCGCCGAGCGGATGACCCTGATCGAACTCGCCGATGCGATCGCTGCGCTCGCCGAGACGGCACGGGCCGGGCGCACGAGCCCCGCTGATCTCTCGGGCGGAACGATCTCGATCACGAACATCGGGGTCTTCGGCATCGATGCGGGCACGCCGATCCTGAACCCGGGGGAGGCGGCGATCCTCGCGATGGGTGCCGTGCGGCGCCAACCGTGGGAGTACCGCGGTGAGATCGCGCTGCGCGAGGTCATGACGCTGTCGCTGTCGTTCGACCACCGTCTGGTGGACGGTGCACAGGGTTCGAGGTTCCTCGCCGACATCGGAGCGATCCTTCGCGAGCCGGGTGTCGCGCTGACCATGGCGTGA
- a CDS encoding 4a-hydroxytetrahydrobiopterin dehydratase translates to MDARTILSPADTADDLAGTAFIHVDDHLVGGFGTADFATAVRLLDEVAVVADELNHHPDVRLGWGRVEFELTSHDVGGVTSRDVALAGRIGEIAAEQGARPGN, encoded by the coding sequence ATGGACGCTCGCACCATCCTCTCGCCGGCGGACACCGCCGATGACCTCGCCGGCACCGCCTTCATCCACGTCGACGACCACCTCGTGGGCGGCTTCGGCACGGCCGACTTCGCGACCGCGGTTCGGCTGCTCGACGAGGTCGCCGTCGTCGCCGACGAGCTGAACCACCACCCCGACGTGCGGCTCGGCTGGGGACGTGTCGAGTTCGAGCTCACCTCGCACGACGTCGGAGGGGTGACCTCGCGCGATGTCGCCCTCGCGGGGCGCATCGGCGAGATCGCCGCCGAGCAGGGCGCCCGACCAGGGAACTGA
- a CDS encoding GNAT family N-acetyltransferase, whose protein sequence is MGEPHVVTLRATRAGDLDALFGFEQDPTAVRMAAFTSPDPSDRAMFDAHWRRLLADPTVDTRTVRADRVIVGSVSRWFEDGRPELTCWIDPAHWHEGIATRAMRLFLDEVHERPVRARVAADNAPSIALLEKLGFRHIATETSFANVRDAEIEERVYALD, encoded by the coding sequence ATGGGCGAGCCTCATGTCGTGACCCTGCGCGCGACCCGCGCGGGCGATCTCGACGCTCTGTTCGGATTCGAGCAGGACCCCACCGCCGTGCGCATGGCCGCGTTCACGTCACCCGATCCGAGCGATCGCGCGATGTTCGACGCGCATTGGCGGCGACTCCTCGCCGACCCCACGGTCGACACCCGCACCGTGCGCGCCGACAGGGTGATCGTCGGCAGCGTCAGCCGGTGGTTCGAAGACGGCCGGCCCGAACTCACGTGCTGGATCGACCCGGCGCACTGGCACGAGGGCATCGCCACCCGGGCGATGCGATTGTTCCTCGACGAGGTGCACGAGCGCCCGGTGCGCGCCCGCGTGGCCGCCGACAACGCTCCGTCGATCGCGCTGCTGGAGAAGCTCGGGTTCCGGCACATCGCCACCGAGACGAGCTTCGCCAACGTGCGCGACGCCGAGATCGAGGAGCGCGTCTACGCGCTCGACTGA
- a CDS encoding TetR/AcrR family transcriptional regulator: protein MATTPSTAEIVGDGLADAPTAHAATAAAATERSRQKADRRQAILTAAATLFAQRGYAGVTIEDLGAAVGVSGPAVYRHFPGKAAVLAAILQGASRTLLDGAERVLGEASDPATTLRELIAFHVDFALGDADVILVQDRELEQLDLGARHEVRLLQRQYVEHWVDTLHRLRPDRAETELRVRAHAAFGLLNSTPHSARIPGRRPADGTIRGILEEMTWASLMS, encoded by the coding sequence ATGGCAACCACACCGAGCACGGCCGAGATCGTCGGCGACGGCCTCGCCGACGCGCCGACGGCCCATGCCGCGACCGCAGCAGCCGCCACTGAGCGCAGCCGGCAGAAGGCCGATCGCCGCCAGGCGATCCTCACCGCGGCCGCGACGCTCTTCGCGCAGCGCGGGTACGCCGGTGTCACGATCGAAGACCTCGGCGCCGCCGTCGGCGTGAGCGGCCCCGCCGTCTACCGCCACTTCCCGGGCAAGGCCGCCGTGCTCGCCGCGATCCTCCAGGGCGCGAGCCGCACGCTGCTCGACGGCGCCGAGCGCGTGCTCGGCGAGGCATCCGACCCGGCGACGACGCTTCGCGAACTCATCGCGTTCCACGTCGACTTCGCCCTCGGCGACGCCGACGTGATCCTCGTGCAGGACCGGGAGCTCGAGCAGCTCGACCTCGGCGCCCGGCACGAGGTGCGACTCCTCCAGCGTCAGTACGTCGAGCACTGGGTCGACACCCTCCACAGACTCCGGCCCGATCGGGCCGAGACGGAGCTCAGGGTCCGGGCACACGCCGCCTTCGGTCTCCTGAACTCCACTCCGCACAGCGCCCGCATCCCCGGGCGCAGACCCGCCGACGGCACCATCCGCGGCATCCTGGAGGAAATGACATGGGCGAGCCTCATGTCGTGA
- a CDS encoding carboxyl transferase domain-containing protein, whose translation MSILQTSIDSNAAAARSNIDAHAELVAELRTRLATAALGGPETSRDRHVARGKLLPRDRVDRLLDEGSPFLELSPLAAEGLYGGDSPGAGIITGVGLVHGRPVLVVCNDATVKGGTYYPMTVKKHLRAQEVAKEHRLPCIYLVDSGGAFLPLQDEVFPDREHFGRIFFNQAQLSSMRIPQLAAVLGSCTAGGAYVPAMSDETVIVRNQGTIFLGGPPLVKAAIGEVVTPEELGGGDLHSKVSGVTDHLAEDDEHALELVRDMVATLPEPLPRAWSVREPRPPAVDPSTLTAAVPVDVQQPYDVREVIARLVDGSEFAEFKREYGDTLVTGFAHIDGHPVGIVANNGVLFSESAMKGAHFIELCDQRGIPLLFLQNISGFMVGRDAEAGGIAKHGSKMVTAVATTRVPKFTVVIGGSFGAGNYSMCGRAYSPRFLWMWPNARISVMGGEQAASVLSTVKRDQLAIKGETWSDAAEQAFKDPIRAQYDDQGSPYHSTARLWDDGIIAPEDTRTVLALALELASRTPLPDPAFGLFRM comes from the coding sequence ATGTCCATCCTGCAGACGAGCATCGACTCGAACGCCGCTGCCGCGCGTTCCAACATCGATGCCCACGCCGAGCTCGTCGCCGAGCTGCGCACACGCCTCGCGACGGCGGCATTGGGCGGCCCCGAGACATCCCGTGACCGCCATGTCGCGCGCGGCAAGCTGTTGCCGCGCGACCGGGTCGACCGGCTGCTCGACGAGGGCAGCCCGTTCCTCGAGCTCTCGCCGCTCGCGGCCGAGGGGCTCTACGGCGGCGACTCGCCGGGGGCCGGCATCATCACGGGCGTCGGGCTCGTGCACGGGCGCCCGGTGCTCGTCGTCTGCAACGACGCCACGGTCAAGGGCGGCACCTACTACCCGATGACCGTGAAGAAGCACCTGCGCGCCCAGGAGGTCGCGAAGGAGCACCGGCTGCCGTGCATCTACCTCGTCGACTCGGGTGGCGCATTCCTGCCGCTGCAGGACGAGGTCTTCCCCGATCGCGAGCACTTCGGCCGCATCTTCTTCAATCAGGCGCAGCTCTCGTCGATGCGCATCCCGCAGCTCGCCGCGGTGCTCGGCTCCTGCACGGCCGGCGGCGCCTACGTGCCCGCGATGAGTGACGAGACCGTGATCGTGCGCAATCAGGGCACGATCTTCCTGGGCGGCCCGCCGCTCGTGAAGGCGGCGATCGGCGAGGTCGTCACCCCCGAGGAGCTGGGCGGCGGCGATCTGCACTCCAAGGTCTCGGGCGTCACCGACCACCTCGCCGAAGACGACGAGCACGCCCTCGAACTCGTGCGCGACATGGTCGCGACGCTGCCCGAGCCGTTGCCGCGGGCGTGGTCCGTGCGCGAGCCCAGGCCGCCGGCCGTCGACCCGTCGACGCTCACCGCTGCGGTGCCGGTCGACGTGCAACAGCCCTACGATGTGCGCGAGGTCATCGCGCGCCTCGTCGACGGCAGCGAGTTCGCCGAGTTCAAGCGCGAGTACGGCGACACGCTCGTCACGGGCTTCGCCCACATCGACGGTCACCCGGTCGGCATCGTCGCGAACAACGGCGTGCTCTTCAGCGAGTCGGCCATGAAGGGCGCGCATTTCATCGAGCTCTGCGACCAGCGCGGCATCCCGCTCCTCTTCCTGCAGAACATCTCGGGCTTCATGGTCGGCCGCGATGCGGAGGCCGGCGGCATCGCCAAGCACGGCTCGAAGATGGTCACCGCCGTCGCGACGACCCGCGTGCCGAAGTTCACGGTCGTCATCGGCGGGTCGTTCGGCGCCGGCAACTACTCCATGTGCGGGCGGGCGTACTCGCCTCGCTTCCTCTGGATGTGGCCGAACGCCCGTATCTCGGTGATGGGCGGCGAGCAGGCGGCATCCGTGCTCTCGACCGTCAAGCGCGATCAGCTCGCCATCAAGGGCGAGACCTGGTCGGATGCCGCGGAGCAGGCGTTCAAGGACCCGATCCGCGCCCAGTACGACGACCAGGGCAGCCCGTACCACTCGACCGCGCGACTCTGGGACGACGGCATCATCGCCCCCGAGGACACGCGCACCGTGCTCGCCCTCGCCCTCGAGCTCGCGAGCCGCACGCCGCTGCCCGATCCGGCGTTCGGGCTGTTCCGCATGTGA
- a CDS encoding MBL fold metallo-hydrolase, which yields MKLGPSLHRIGSDLVAVYLVDTSEGVTVIDAGLAGQWKELIAELAEMGRSVGDIRGVVLTHGDSDHIGFAERLRRDHGVPVFVHAADAARARGEESTKPEWGGMRLGATSKFLWYALTRNGLRTTPLTEVVTVDDGEVLDLPGAPRVISMPGHSPGSIAIHVPAADAVFVGDALTTRHVLTGATGPQPAPFTDDPAEALASLRRLEGTDAAWVLPGHGMPWNRGVDEAIREVEAAAARRA from the coding sequence ATGAAGCTCGGCCCCTCCCTCCACCGCATCGGCTCCGATCTCGTCGCCGTCTACCTCGTCGACACCTCAGAGGGCGTCACCGTCATCGATGCCGGGCTCGCCGGGCAGTGGAAGGAGCTGATCGCAGAGCTCGCCGAGATGGGCCGCTCGGTCGGCGACATCCGCGGCGTCGTGCTCACCCACGGCGACTCCGACCACATCGGCTTCGCCGAACGGCTGCGACGCGACCACGGCGTGCCGGTCTTCGTGCACGCGGCCGATGCCGCCCGCGCTCGCGGCGAGGAGTCGACGAAACCGGAGTGGGGCGGCATGAGGCTCGGGGCGACCTCGAAGTTCCTCTGGTACGCCCTCACCCGCAACGGCCTGCGCACGACCCCGCTCACCGAGGTCGTCACCGTGGACGACGGCGAGGTGCTCGACCTGCCGGGCGCCCCGCGCGTGATCAGCATGCCGGGTCACTCCCCCGGCAGCATCGCGATCCACGTGCCGGCCGCCGATGCCGTCTTCGTCGGAGATGCACTCACTACACGCCACGTGCTGACCGGCGCGACCGGCCCGCAACCCGCGCCGTTCACCGACGACCCGGCCGAGGCGCTCGCATCGCTGCGGCGTCTCGAGGGCACGGATGCCGCGTGGGTGCTGCCCGGCCACGGCATGCCGTGGAACCGCGGCGTCGACGAGGCGATCCGCGAAGTCGAGGCCGCGGCGGCGCGTCGGGCCTGA
- a CDS encoding TetR/AcrR family transcriptional regulator, which produces MPTPERTSLDAIVGAGRAILEAEGLGGLTMQAVAERVGVRAPSLYKRVRNRSDLVRLIAATSVAELGVRLSAASAPISGGARGVAVTDAPGEGAEAAEATGAAGVAEVARLARVVRAFAHEQPAAYRLVFSPGAESGLEVEALRDASAPLLAVAGRLAGSDHALDAARTLTAWVTGFISMELSGAFRLGGDVDRAFEFGVERIAMALAPRSG; this is translated from the coding sequence ATGCCGACACCCGAACGAACCTCGCTCGACGCCATCGTCGGTGCAGGACGAGCCATCCTCGAGGCCGAGGGGCTCGGGGGGCTCACGATGCAGGCGGTCGCCGAACGCGTCGGCGTGCGTGCCCCGTCGCTGTACAAGCGCGTGCGCAACCGCAGTGATCTCGTGCGGCTGATCGCCGCGACATCGGTCGCAGAACTCGGGGTGCGCCTCAGTGCCGCGTCGGCTCCGATCTCCGGCGGTGCCCGCGGCGTCGCGGTGACGGATGCGCCGGGCGAGGGTGCGGAGGCAGCGGAGGCAACGGGGGCGGCAGGGGTCGCCGAGGTCGCCCGCCTCGCCCGTGTCGTGCGGGCGTTCGCGCACGAGCAGCCGGCGGCCTACCGACTCGTCTTCTCGCCCGGAGCGGAGTCGGGGCTCGAGGTCGAGGCGCTCCGCGATGCCAGCGCGCCGTTGCTCGCCGTGGCCGGTCGGCTCGCCGGCTCCGATCACGCGCTCGATGCCGCGCGCACGCTCACCGCATGGGTGACGGGATTCATCAGCATGGAGCTCTCGGGGGCGTTCCGCCTGGGCGGCGACGTCGATCGGGCATTCGAGTTCGGCGTCGAGCGCATCGCCATGGCGCTCGCCCCGCGATCGGGGTGA